DNA sequence from the Amycolatopsis sp. Hca4 genome:
AGCCCGCCGCCGCACCGGAGAAGCCGGCCGGCCCGGCAACCCGCCCCGAACCGGCCTGCCGCTCGTGCCCGAGCCCGGATCCCGCGTGACCAGACCCGTCACCCGCGTGATCAGGGACGTGACCCGCGTGATCGGGGCCGGAACTCGCGAGTTCCGGCCCCGATCACGCGAGTTCCGGCTTCAGTCACGCGAGTTGCGGCCCCGGTCACGCGGGAGCGGGTCAGGAGAAGGCGATCCAGCGGTCCAGCAGGGTGGCCGCGGCGCCGGAATCGATCGCCTCGGCCGCCCGCGCCAGGCCGGCGCGCAGGTCGTCCTCCAGGGACTCCGAGAAGCCCGTGAAGGCCGCCAAGGCCGCCGCCGCGTTGATCAGGACCGCATCGCGGACCGGGCCCGGCTTGCCGCCCACCAGCTCGCGGACCACCTGGGCGTTCGCCGCCGCGTCGCCGCCGCGCAGGTCGTCGGCCGTCGCGCGGGGGATGCCGACCGAGGCCGGGTCGAAGCTGCGCTCGGTGACCGTGCCGTCCGCGACCACCCAGACCGTCGACGTCGTGGTCGTGGTGATCTCGTCGAGCCCGTCGTCGCCGCGGACCACCAGGGCGCGGGTGCCGCGGCGGGCGAACGTCTCGGCCAGCACCCGGGTCTTGTCCGGGTACGCGCAGCCGATCAGCGCCGCCCCCGGCTGGGCCGGGTTGGTCAGCGGCCCGAGCAGGTTGAACGTCGTCGGGATGCCGAGCTCGCTGCGCACCGGGCCCGCGTGCCGCAGCGCCGGGTGGAACGCCGAAGCCAGGAAGAACCCGATGCCGACCTCGTCGAGGCTGCGCCGGACGTCCTCCGGCGGCAGCGAGATGGTCACGCCGAGCGCCTCGAGCACGTCCGCCGCGCCGGACTTCGACGACGCGCTGCGGTTGCCGTGCTTGGCCACCGGGGCGCCCGCCGCCGCCGTGACGATCGTCGCCATCGTGGAGATGTTCACCGAGTTCGAGCCGTCGCCGCCGGTGCCGACGATGTCGACCGCCGGGCCGTCCAGCTCGACCCGCCGGGCGTGCGCCAGCATCGTGGCCGCCATGCCCGCGATCTCCTCGGGCGTCTCGCCCTTGGCACGCAGCGCGACCGCGAACCCGGCGATCCGGGCCGGGCTCGCCGCGCCGCTCATGATCTGGTCCATCGCCCACGCCGTGTCCTCCGCCGAGAGGTCGACGCCGGCGACGAGCTGCTTGAGCAGGGGCGGCCAGGTGCGGGGGACCGGGGCGGTCACCGGGCTCAGCCGTTCACGACGGGGACCCGCCGCGCGCGCAGCACGTCGGCGACGGTCTCCGCGGCGGTCAGCGGGTCCAGCGGGTGCACCAGCACGGCGTCCGCCTGCGACCAGGTGGCCAGCCACCGGTCGTCCTTGCGCCGCACGGCGACCACGATCGGGGGGCAGTCGGCGATTTCGCTCTTCAGCTGGCGGCAGAGGCCGATGCCGCCGGTCGGCTGGGCTTCGCCGTCGAGGATGGCCAGGTCGACGTTGCCCTCGTCCACCTCGGACAGCACGTCCGCGATGCCGGCCGCCTCGACGTAGTCCACGCGCGCCAGGTCGGCGGCGGGCCGCCGGCCGACCGCGTTCACGATCGCCTCGCGCACCTCCGCCTTGTGGCTGAACACCAGGACCCGCATCGACCGCTCGCCCATGTTGGACACGCCTCCATCTCGTCACCGCACGT
Encoded proteins:
- the trpD gene encoding anthranilate phosphoribosyltransferase, translated to MTAPVPRTWPPLLKQLVAGVDLSAEDTAWAMDQIMSGAASPARIAGFAVALRAKGETPEEIAGMAATMLAHARRVELDGPAVDIVGTGGDGSNSVNISTMATIVTAAAGAPVAKHGNRSASSKSGAADVLEALGVTISLPPEDVRRSLDEVGIGFFLASAFHPALRHAGPVRSELGIPTTFNLLGPLTNPAQPGAALIGCAYPDKTRVLAETFARRGTRALVVRGDDGLDEITTTTTSTVWVVADGTVTERSFDPASVGIPRATADDLRGGDAAANAQVVRELVGGKPGPVRDAVLINAAAALAAFTGFSESLEDDLRAGLARAAEAIDSGAAATLLDRWIAFS